From the Patagioenas fasciata isolate bPatFas1 chromosome 19 unlocalized genomic scaffold, bPatFas1.hap1 SUPER_19_unloc_2, whole genome shotgun sequence genome, one window contains:
- the LOC139826677 gene encoding uncharacterized protein → MTPLLPRPPLDVLSSCHEDAAEKRLLRRTRLPPNRLPAPTVKPEQGQKAEGSEPRARQLPVIQRSCLKEKEEKGKLPPLLAPREVDFIARAIERREKNKWEKKEEQLPPYIQKYLEEQEEKETELAEAEAEEEMPNVEGNGEKPKEMQRSQESSSPECSSDSSSSSVESDESSCDLLEMNMEGWEEAGEEPPSVPEDNSVPQKRSLSPRTDRALREVVTCILGQVARKRRGERDEQLDLQDKLQW, encoded by the exons atgacaccgctgcttcccagacctcctctggacgtgttatcgtcctgccatg aggatgctgccgagaagcgcctcctccgtcgaaccaggcttcctccaaatcggttacctgcaccgactgtgaagccggagcagggtcagaaagctgaggggagtgagcctcgcgccag gcagctaccggtcatccagaggagctgcttgaaggaaaaggaggagaaaggaaagctaccgcctctgcttgcacccagagaagtggacttcatagccagagccattgagaggagagaaaag aataaatgggagaagaaggaggagcagcttccaccgtatatccagaaatacctggaagaacaggaagagaaggaaacagagctggcagaggccgaggcagaagaggagatgcccaatgtggaaggaaatggagaaaagccaaaggagatgcagaggagccag gaatccagctcccccgagtgctcctcagacagctcctcgagcagcgtggagtcagacgagtccagctgtgacctgctggagatgaacatggagggctgggaagaggccggagaagagccccccagcgtccctgaggacaacagcgtcccccagaagcg gagcctttccccacggacagaccgggccctgcgggaggtggtgacctgcatcctggggcaggtggcccgcaagagaagaggggagagggatgagcagctggatctgcaggacaagctccagtggtaa